CTGCAAAGTTAAGCCTGATCGCTACACAGAAATGGTTGCATTTCAACCTGGTACAAGCCTACGAAAACTGGGCCGAAGTGCGCAGAATGGATGTGCCTACATTGCAGTTTCAGACTGACAATGCGAACAACCAGACTTTGCCTCCGGTAAGATGGACTTACCCGGGCCATGAGGCTACTTACAACCCTGAAAACTACGCTTCTGTAAGAGATACGGATAAATTGACGCAGCGGATTTTCTGGGATGTTAAATAATTGACCCTGATTAAAAGAATAGATTTAGTTAACATTTAGAAAGAGGTAGACCAGCTGGTCTGCCTCTTTTTTTTCGTGAAGGATTATCTTTTAAGATTTTTTAGAACCAGTAACTGAGGAAAGGAAGTTGTTCCGCGGGCCATTAAGCTGGTTATTTCTCCTATTGTGTGAAAATACGAACCCAGAATAATGTCGAAATCCCCATCCTGATCCAGGTCTCCTACTTCCATGGTAAGCCATTTGCCGGCGGCTGCCGGCGGGGTTGAGTAAGCGTTAAAGGTCAACTTACCTTCATTGGAAAGATATATAAATCCGTGTGCCGGATTTTCCAGATCACTGTAAAAGGAGATCGCGGCAATATCCAGGTCTCCGTCTCTATCAAAATCTCTTGCGACCGCCTTGCTGGCGCCGTGCAGCGGATAAAACCACGCGAGCTTGAAGTTATCCTTCCCATCATTAAGATAAAGCCTGACACCATGATAGTTCTTAGCAACTGGTGAGAGATCCCAATTGTCGCCGTTCGTAGCGAGAATATCCTGAAATCCGTCTTTGTTGAAATCCACCAGCTCGAAGTAAGCCATTCCGTAGGACGGCGGAAATTGCAACAATACCTTTTCCCTGAACTTTCCGTTTCCAAAATTATAGAAGATAGAAATCTCTTCCCTGGCCTGCGCCATTAATGCGATTATGTCCGGTTTTTTATCTTTATTAAAATCAAAAATTTCCGTTTTCCTCGCGCCGGGCAGCTCTTTCAGAATATGTTCTTTCTCTGATTTAAAATCGTCAAGCCAGAATAGTTTTCCACTGTGATTACCAAAGCCGGAGATCAGGGCGTCGGCTTTCCCGTCCATATTCAAATCGCCGGAGGTGAAATGTACAGGCCTCGGAAGTTGCTGAATGTTAACGATTTCCTGGGTCGGGATAGCGGCTTTCGATACAGACATTAATCTGCCGGTTCGCTGGTCGGAAGGTTTGAAAACGCCAATTGTCAGCAGTCTCGGTGCAGCGTTTTCAGGGAAATCGATATCAGTAGGAGCGGAGTCGATCCAGAAATTTTCTTTCGGCTGCATTGCAATGTCGAGTGTAATCAATGCATTTTGATCGTCGCCTACATACAGTTGCGAGGTAGTAGCGTCGAATTTAAGTAAGGTGGTTTTGGGGACCGCAATATTCTCAAGACTCACATATTGCCCGGAAAACATCGAAAGAGAATCAGAAACGGGCTTTTGAGCGACCTGCGGGAGCGGCTGGACCGGCGCTTCATGCTGGTAATATGCTACGATCTTTTTCCATTCTGCTTCTGAGATCAGCGGTGTTTCAGGGTAAATATTCAGCTGTCGAATGATCTTTTCTTCTTCCGGGATCAAATCTGCAAGTGGATTTTGGCCGGCGAATCGAAGTCCGAGCCGCTCGCCCATATTGGGCAGTACGCTGGTAACCCAGGTATTTTTGTCTAATAACGCCGGTTCAGGAAAGAGATGACAGCGCTGGCAGTAATCTTTCGCAAGCAGCTTTCCCTCGGCAACGGAGTCGGCAGGTAGTTTTTGAGTAAAAACAATAGCATTTACTTCCGGCCTTTTCCAGGCCAGGTTTGCCGACAGGCAGCCACTCCAAATCAAGAATGAAAGAAACAGTCCTTTTTCTGGAGTGCGCATCATGGTCAGCTTATCAATTGATCAAGCGCTTTCTGTACTTTTTCAAAACCAAATGCCGCAAGTTCTTTTTGCATTCTGGCACTGATCTCGGCAGTTTGCAGATTCCCGATACTACCTTCGTGGGTGTGTTTCAGATCGCGCGGCGCAATGTAACTTCCATCCCCGATTTCACTCCCAACCTGGCGATAGGCATCCCGAAAAGGTACACCATTGATTACCAGCTCATTTACACGCTCCACACTGAATAGCAGATCATACTTCTGGTCATTCAGTAAATCGGACTTTACTTTCATATTTTCCAGCATGAAAGCAGCAATATCCAGACAGTCGAGTATTTCGTCAAATGCAGGCATCAATATCTCTTTCAGCAGCTGCATATCTCTGTGATAGCCGGAAGGCAGGTTGCTCAAAACCATTGTTACCTCCATCGGCAGGGCTTTCATCCGGTTGGTTTTAGCTCGAAGCAATTCGGCCACGTCCGGATTTTTCTTATGCGGCATAATGCTGCTACCAGTGGTTAGATCATCTGGTAAAATTATAAATCCAAAATTCTGGCTATTGTACAGGCAAACGTCCATCGCCAGCCGGGAAACCGTAGCAGCAAGCGACGAAATGGCGGTGAGCGCGGCCTGCTCGGTACGGCCGCGGCTCATTTGCGCATACACAACATTGTGGTGCATCCCTTCAAATCCCAGTAACTCGGTGGTGAGTTGCCTGTTGAGCGGAAATGAAGAACCATAACCCGCCCCGGATCCCAGCGGATTGCGGTTTGCGAGCCGGTAAGCCGCATTTATCTGTATAATATCATCAATCAATCCCTCTGCATAAGCTCCAAACCAAAGCCCGAACGAAGAAGGCATCGCGATTTGTAAATGCGTATAGCCGGGCAGCAGATCGTTTTTATGTTCTTCGGATTTTGCAGCTAATACATTGAAAAGCTTTTCCGTAGCAGTTGCCACGTCAAATAACCGCGCGCGGGTGTAGAGTTTCATGTCTACCAGCACCTGGTCATTCCGGGAGCGCCCGCTATGAATTTTTTTACCGGTATCCCCAAGTTTTCGGGTCAAAAGCAGCTCCACCTGCGAATGCACATCTTCTACACCGTCTTCAATCACAAACTCTCCATTCTTAACCTGTTCGTAAATATGTTTCAGCTCTGCGGTCAATACTTTCAGGTCATCAGAGGTCAGCAGACCGATGGTTTCGAGCATAATGGCATGTGCAATATTGCCAAGTACATCGAATTCCGCGAGGTTAAGATCCATTTCACGGTCTCTGCCAACGGTAAATCGTTCGATTTTTTCAGAAGTAACAGTATTTTCTTTTTGCCAGAGTTTCAAAATATGTGGCTGTTAGTGGATTAAAAAGGAAGCAATTGAGCCTCAAATTTACGCGCATTCGCGATTATAACCCTTATTCCGTCCACTGAAGTTGACGGAAATTTATGGTTTGGGATTTTTCAATATTATCTGCAGTTACTTCTGTAAAGGTTTATCGTCCAAATGCTATAACCTTCATCATTTATGAGCTGGACAAACATTTGGGTTCACGTCGTATTTGCAACCAAATACCGCCACCGTTTTCTCAACGACGAGATTCGTCTGACCATTTTTCTTCATATGAAGGAAAATGCTAATTTAAAAGGCATTCATATTGATGTGATTAATGGCTACCATGATCACGCGCATTGTCTGATTTCTATGGGGCGTGAGCAGTCACTGAGTAAGATCGTGCAGCAAATCAAAGGAGAATCTTCCTGCTGGATCAATCAGAATAAACTGACACGTAAAAAATTCGTCTGGCAAGACGACTACTGGGCCGCAAGTGTGAGCCAGCGGCACGTCGACCGGGTTAGGCACTATATTCTTAATCAGGAAGCACACCATTCGGCGAAGACATTCAAAGAAGAGATCAATGCTTTTGCAATGAAAAATAATTGGCCACAAGTGAATTAAAATCATCCATCAACTGAAGTCGACGGGTAATGATCAGGATTTGGGCAAGACCGCAAAAATCAATGACCGTTCACTTCAGTGAGCGGAATAGGGCTTCGCAGATCGCAGGGTATAGCGGGATCCGTCGACTGAAGTCGACGGGTAATGATTGGGGCTTGGCAAGACCGCAAAAATCAATGACCGTTCACTTCAGTGAGCGGAATAGGGCTTCGCAGATCGCAGGGTATAGCGCGATCCATCGACTGAAGTCGACGGGTAATGATCAGGGTTTGGTAAACCCGCGAAAATCAATGACCGTTCACTTCAGTGAACGGAACAAAACAAGACTAAAACAGCCTCTTAATAGCGACGAAGCGCTTCTGATAGTAGGATGCGTGCAGCAGATCGTAGCGGATGCCACCTTTGAATGCAGAGTGAATGAATTTCACATAACCCGGCGCGACTTCGGTAATAATGCCTACGTGTCCGATATGCTTACTTTTCGTGCTTTCACCTTTGAAAAAGATAAGATCTCCGGGCTTTGCATTATCTAGTTCGACGGTCTCGCCATGTTTGGCCTGTGCAGCGCTTGAGTGTGGTAGTGTAATATCAAGCTTGTTGAAGCAGTAGCGAACAAATCCGGAACAGTCAAAACCTTTTTTGGAAGAGCCGCCCGAGCGGTAAGGAATGTGTAAATGTTTCGTGGCAAAATTGACCAGGGACTGAACATTATTGAGAGAATCAGCCGCGACTTTGCTGGATTTCAGGTCGTTGCTATAAGCAGGCTGACCAAATGCATGAATGAAAAGCAAACCGGCAATTATAAAAACGAAACGCTTGGCAAATGTCATGAAGGGTAGGAGGTTGCGACTCTTGAACTCTCAAACAATAGATTCTACGGTTTTTCAGATTGAAAACGGTATAACGTAAAACTAAAAGGAACATTTTGAGTATCCTAATTCTAATTAATACTAATTTTTGGCAATATTTTGTAAATGACTGAGCGTAATGCGTTAAGCACCTACTCATTAAAGTAAAGCTTTAAAAGCCTTTTTGCCTACTTTTGTGCCTGATTAAGAACTGTCCGATTTAATGAAAATCCAGATGAATACTACCGACCGATATCTCCAGCGCGGTGTCTCGGCTTCGAAAGAAGATGTGCACAAGGCCATTGAAAAAATTGACAAAGGCATTTTCCCGAAGGCTTTTTGCAAGATCGTCCCGGATACGCTCGCAGGCGATCCCGACTATTGCACCGTTATGCACGCTGATGGTGCGGGTACCAAAACTTCCCTGGCGTATTTGTACTGGAAAGAAACGGGCGATATCTCAGTCTGGAAAGGCATTGCACAGGATGCGATAGTCATGAATACCGACGATCTGCTGTGCGTAGGAGCAACGGGCCCGATGCTGTATTCTTCTACGATAGATCGGAACAAGAACCGTATTCCGGGAGAAGTGATAGCGGAAATCATCAATGGTGCAGAAGAAGTGCTGGAAATGTTGCGCAGCTACGGCGTGGAGATTTACAGTACCGGCGGTGAAACTGCGGATGTTGGCGACCTGGTCAGGACAGTGACTGTGAATAGTACGGTTATCGCCCGCATGAAACGCGCAGCAGTTGTTGATAATGCGAACATTAGGCCGGGAGATGTGATCGTTGGGTTCGCTTCGTATGGTCAGGCGACTTATGAAACGCAATACAATGGCGGAATGGGAAGTAATGGCCTTACTTCTGCCCGACATGATATTTTAGGAAAGTATCTGAAAAAATACACGGAAAGCTTTGATCCGGAGGTAAATGACGAACTGATATACAGCGGAAGTAAAAATCTGACAGATGCAGTGGAAGGTACGCCGCTGAATGTGGGCCAGCTTATTTTGTCACCTACCCGCACTTACGCCCCTTTGGCCAAAGCATTGTTCGATGAAATTCGTCCGCATATCCATGGCATGGTACACTGCAGCGGCGGTGCGCAGACGAAGATTCTACATTTTGTTGATAACCTTCACATTATCAAAGATAACCTGCTACCCATTCCCCCACTTTTTCAGATGATCCGCGAAGAGAGCGGGACTGGCTGGGAGGAAATGTACAAGGTTTTTAATATGGGACACAGGCTCGAAATCTATTTGCCGGAAGAGTTTGCAGCGCAGGTAATTGCTACCGCAGATTCATTCGGAATAGCGGCACAGGTTGTAGGAAGGGTGGAAGAAGCACGTGAGAAGAAACTTA
This Dyadobacter sp. UC 10 DNA region includes the following protein-coding sequences:
- a CDS encoding FG-GAP repeat domain-containing protein encodes the protein MMRTPEKGLFLSFLIWSGCLSANLAWKRPEVNAIVFTQKLPADSVAEGKLLAKDYCQRCHLFPEPALLDKNTWVTSVLPNMGERLGLRFAGQNPLADLIPEEEKIIRQLNIYPETPLISEAEWKKIVAYYQHEAPVQPLPQVAQKPVSDSLSMFSGQYVSLENIAVPKTTLLKFDATTSQLYVGDDQNALITLDIAMQPKENFWIDSAPTDIDFPENAAPRLLTIGVFKPSDQRTGRLMSVSKAAIPTQEIVNIQQLPRPVHFTSGDLNMDGKADALISGFGNHSGKLFWLDDFKSEKEHILKELPGARKTEIFDFNKDKKPDIIALMAQAREEISIFYNFGNGKFREKVLLQFPPSYGMAYFELVDFNKDGFQDILATNGDNWDLSPVAKNYHGVRLYLNDGKDNFKLAWFYPLHGASKAVARDFDRDGDLDIAAISFYSDLENPAHGFIYLSNEGKLTFNAYSTPPAAAGKWLTMEVGDLDQDGDFDIILGSYFHTIGEITSLMARGTTSFPQLLVLKNLKR
- the argH gene encoding argininosuccinate lyase; amino-acid sequence: MKLWQKENTVTSEKIERFTVGRDREMDLNLAEFDVLGNIAHAIMLETIGLLTSDDLKVLTAELKHIYEQVKNGEFVIEDGVEDVHSQVELLLTRKLGDTGKKIHSGRSRNDQVLVDMKLYTRARLFDVATATEKLFNVLAAKSEEHKNDLLPGYTHLQIAMPSSFGLWFGAYAEGLIDDIIQINAAYRLANRNPLGSGAGYGSSFPLNRQLTTELLGFEGMHHNVVYAQMSRGRTEQAALTAISSLAATVSRLAMDVCLYNSQNFGFIILPDDLTTGSSIMPHKKNPDVAELLRAKTNRMKALPMEVTMVLSNLPSGYHRDMQLLKEILMPAFDEILDCLDIAAFMLENMKVKSDLLNDQKYDLLFSVERVNELVINGVPFRDAYRQVGSEIGDGSYIAPRDLKHTHEGSIGNLQTAEISARMQKELAAFGFEKVQKALDQLIS
- the tnpA gene encoding IS200/IS605 family transposase — protein: MSWTNIWVHVVFATKYRHRFLNDEIRLTIFLHMKENANLKGIHIDVINGYHDHAHCLISMGREQSLSKIVQQIKGESSCWINQNKLTRKKFVWQDDYWAASVSQRHVDRVRHYILNQEAHHSAKTFKEEINAFAMKNNWPQVN
- a CDS encoding C40 family peptidase, translating into MTFAKRFVFIIAGLLFIHAFGQPAYSNDLKSSKVAADSLNNVQSLVNFATKHLHIPYRSGGSSKKGFDCSGFVRYCFNKLDITLPHSSAAQAKHGETVELDNAKPGDLIFFKGESTKSKHIGHVGIITEVAPGYVKFIHSAFKGGIRYDLLHASYYQKRFVAIKRLF
- a CDS encoding AIR synthase related protein, which encodes MNTTDRYLQRGVSASKEDVHKAIEKIDKGIFPKAFCKIVPDTLAGDPDYCTVMHADGAGTKTSLAYLYWKETGDISVWKGIAQDAIVMNTDDLLCVGATGPMLYSSTIDRNKNRIPGEVIAEIINGAEEVLEMLRSYGVEIYSTGGETADVGDLVRTVTVNSTVIARMKRAAVVDNANIRPGDVIVGFASYGQATYETQYNGGMGSNGLTSARHDILGKYLKKYTESFDPEVNDELIYSGSKNLTDAVEGTPLNVGQLILSPTRTYAPLAKALFDEIRPHIHGMVHCSGGAQTKILHFVDNLHIIKDNLLPIPPLFQMIREESGTGWEEMYKVFNMGHRLEIYLPEEFAAQVIATADSFGIAAQVVGRVEEAREKKLTIESEFGKFVY